AAGATGGTCAACCACCAGGCGCTGGGTTGTATAAGCAAGGCCGATAATGAGCTTGTCCGCCTGGCCCAAGGATATAATTTGCCGATATATTTCCTCATAATAAGGATCCTTATTGTTGGTCGAATCCGTCTTGTATAGAAGCTCTTCTACAATATATACATACTGCTCCGGCAGAGCTTTACGCAATTTCGAGCGCGTATACTTGGAAGAGGCATAAGAAATAAGCTTAAGCATTTGTTCAATCGTTTGTCTATACCACTGGTTCAAAGCCTGTTTATTGCACAGTTCCCCTATAACCAGCTGTATTTTTTCTTCCGGATAATAAACCAACGCCGCAAAATCATTGATTTCTTGATCCGTCCAAACCTCCCGGAATATTTCTTTGATTTTCTCTTTGACGGTACCCGAACCGTTTCTTAGTACATGCTGAAAAGCCTGGAACTCCCCATGCAAATCACTGACAAAATGCTCGGTTCCCTTCGGGAGATTGGAGATCGCTTCAAGATTGATGATCTCTGTTATAATTTTTTCTTCCGTATCATATTTCTGGGCCAATAAATCTAGAAACTGCTCATCCAAAACAGATGTCCCCCTTCAAGGAAGTTATGTGGCATTAATTTTACAGGAAATTTCAAAGGACAACCCTTTTGAACCATAGCTAAAAAGAAAAACATTGGGTTTTTGCTAACTCGTTACCTGTATGGTTAACAATAAATATAAAATTATTTATATGGTGATTATCAGAATTGCCTTCCCACATCATACTCCAGTTTCTCATATATGAACAAATTTCATTAAAGGGATGTATTTTGGAGTTGCTCATTTAAGTCCACTGACTCACGTGTTATCCCGTTGCTTAAAACTTTTGAAAACAGGATTAGGAAGGAAGCGAGAATATGAACAACCATTCGTTAAAGGGATTAGCTCCTTGGCTTGGGACACGAACTTGCACCGATAACATAAAAAAAGCCGCTAAAATAGCGACTTCAATGGGACTATGTTCTTGTCCCCCGACAGCAGTGCAGTCTCCCTGCCCCCCATCGCGTTGCAGATTCCTTAATAATTTATTTTGCTTTCTCTAGATTTATTGAAACCATCCCATCATTATCTTCATCAATTAAAGCAACTTCAGAATCAGATATCCATTTAAGCTCACCTAGATGTCTAGCATATGCAAATTCATCTGGAAATTCTGAAATTACTTTTTCTAACAGTATTTGTGTCCCGTCTCGGTGCATAATAGAAAGATATATATCCATGCTTTCTACATTGTGTTGACAAATAACCTTAGCACTGTAGTTCTTTTTAGGACTCTTGATCACTTTCTTCCAGACCCACTCATTTACATACCCTAACTCTTCAATTTTCAGGGCAATCTCTTTAAATGGTGTAACATCCCAATTTTTATCCAAAACCAGTTTTTCTATTCCATTCATAAGCAGTTGGAGCGTCGTTCTTTTTTTCTCCGTCTCACTTTTTACGCTGAAGTCATCCAAATTAAATTTGATTTGTACTATACAGACTCCTGAATCATTAATAATCCTCTCATCCGAAATATTTTCAACGCAATCCACAAGAATTTTCCAACAATCTTTCGTTTTTTGTTTTCCGAATAAACGTTCAAACATAGCAGTTATACAGCGCGTCTCCAATCTAAATGAACGCCGTTTCGATATCCAATCTAACTCGTAATCCTTTTTTGTAGCATCGTCATATTCACAATTTTCTTCTTTCATTATTGATTCAACATTTTCATCATCAATTATATAAGGTAAATCTAGATCAAATGCTTTTAGATACAATACGCTCATCTCCCTCTATTTTCCCCATGGAGTTCTTGTTGATGTCTACTCATTGTATTGCCTTTTTTCCATAGTCTCATAGCATTCGCTTTCTCCCAATTGAGGGCTTCCCAGCCTGGTTGGTTTTTACTACTTTTGCTTCGTATTTTATGCTTCCTTCATTTTTATTCCATCTAAAAATCGGTCACACAAAAAAACCGTCGATCTCATTTTTAGATTAACGACCGTTTTTTGGAGCATTTTATGTAATGTTTTTGTCACCCTACAATTTATTTTTCTATTCTTACTCCATCTAGGTCTACATTTTTTTCAATGCATAATGATAATGAAAAAACCTCAGCTGAGTTAACCAAGCTGAGGTAAATAAATTAACTTTATTTAATAACTTCAACCTTTTTATCCCCTGCTGACTTCGCTACATCAAACGTTGTTTGACCTTGAAGAGCGACTATTACGCCAGTAGCCAGCATAGAAACGATTAAAGCTGCGCTGAGGGCTTTGGAAATTTTCTTCTTGACCATAACTACACCTCCTCCGATATCTATTATGTAATAAGGACTTCACTAAATAATTACAATATTTCACTTTTTATGTTGGGTAATCCACCTGGTGATTGTATTATAACGTACTGACAATGATTGTAAAAGGGATTTTTTCCTTGTATTCAAATAAAATAAAGTATTAGACTCGGGCTATTCAACTAAAGTTTCCCGCTAGTTCAATAAAATGAGCAGATAGCATCCTCCGAGCATAGAGAGGAGATCTGAGCTGATTCACTGTAAGCCTTGATTTTATACATAAAAGGAATTAATTCTGTTAGTTCACGGCCACTCACCCTAATTAGAGCGTCTCAACTAATTTCTGAATCTTTGAGTGGGAAATTAAATATACAGGACCCATTATGTCTTTTTTGCCGTCCTTTACACGTATAGCGCTCTCCTGCTCTGCCGCGTAAACATCAATCTCTTCAGACAAGGGTAACAGGTAGCCTTGAACAAACGTGGCGTAGTCGCGTTGAGAATGAGATTCATAGGCAAAATGATCAAAGCCAATACCATCATAAATAGTACTTGTTTCAACTTCATCAGTGTTATTCAAGCTTAACCATTTTGCAGCCATGTTTAACGCACCGGCGCTGGCACCCATTATAACGGCATTGCTGTTCTTAATAACATTCGATAACTCATATTCGGCCAAAAAATCGTTCTGCAAAGCAGGATATCCACCGCACAAAAAAATGACAGAAGCATTTTGAATGAATCGCCGGGCATCTTCCTTCTGCATGCGGTAATCAATGAAATGATATTCATCAAAAATAATATTAGCCTGCTTCAACCATGTCCATTCAGAAACATCATCAAAGTTAATTTGCTCACCTGTATAACCAGACGGATCAGCGCTAATCATAACAAGCGATTTTCTGTCTGTTATATCCTCATGCAACAATTTGACCAGCTTCTCTGGAAAGAAATCATTAAACCAACTGAGATAGTAGTGAGATTTCAAACTTAATTACCTCCATATGTACTATTTACATTCTTCCATTCTTAACGATAAAACATATTATACACGCTAGAAAGACAAACGGTTTTTCAGCCATTTCGTTTACACACCATTGTACACTTTCGCTAAATCTAACACTATATTACCATAACATGGAATTGCATTATGAGAAATATGTTTCCACGTTAACCTGCTGATAGCTTAATGAGACATCATCACTCTAATATAATATTCCCGTTCTCTGATCATTTTGATGCCTTCTTCTTAGTTTTATTGAGCTAACGTTCCCCGTTAGTTCACTCATATCAACTCTGAGATAAACATTGGTGTAGCTCCATCCTCTGTATTAAAACCCAATTTATTATAGAAATCCACTGCATAAGGATAAGAAATTAATACTTTTGTTTTACACCCTTTATATCTATCAAGCATTATATTCATCATTTCCTTACCTATACCTATACTCTGATAACTCGGATTAATAAGCATATAATGAAAATATACCGTTAAAACACCATCTGACAAAGCATTTATTAAACCAACAAGCTTTCCTCCCTCCCAAGCGGTAACAATTGAATGAGACCCTCCGATTGCTTGTAAAAGCTCGTTTGGATACTTGCCAGACTCCCATCCTACCGAAAGAAATAACTCCTGGAGTGCATCCTTAGTGATATCCTCTTTGCTTGAATCGTAATAAATACTCACACCTATAACTTCCTTTCATAAAACTAACTACGGCTCAACATCTGTTTTAAACTCCCATATTTCGATGGTTTTACAACCCGTACGAAGCCATAAAATATTACCGACAAAGCAGTTTCGGATTTATCAAAGTGAATGATCACTTTATTTACCTCAATATACTATTAAAAATATGTAGAGAAAATGGATTAACTGAAGTGGAATTTGGATTTGTTTACATTAAAGAATTCATCAGAATACTTCTTGATGCCTCTTTTATACATAGGCTATATGGTTTTATTCTCATTCTGTAAACGAAAAACATCCCTTGCTGCTTCAATGAAAGATAACATGATTGGTGAAAGCCACTTGTCTTTATGCCACAACATCTGTGTATACACGTGCAAATCCGGAATTTCCCATGGAAGGACAACAAGTTCTCCGCGTTCAATTTCAGCTTCCACGACGATTTCAGGAAGAAAGGCAATACCGATTCCAGAAATCGCACATTTTTTAATGGCTTCAGCACTTTGAAACTCTAAATACGTAATGCTATCAACGCCTTCTTTCTCGAATGACCGGTCAAACATCGTTCGATATGGACAACCCTTCTCATTGGTCAGGAACACTTCTTCATGAAAATCTTCCAATTGCAGCACAGTTCGTTTGGCGAGCGGGTGATCTGGAGCAGCTAACAATCTGAAATGTTCTTCCAGCAGCGGTTCCACGGAAAGTCCACTCGAGCGAATGGGTTCATCCAACATATAAACAATATCCGTGGTTCCCTCAAAAAGCGTTTGCTTGAGCTCTTGATTTGGAACTGAGCGAAAGATCAGACGAACTCCCGGATGTTGCGAACGAAACCGTTGAAAGACAGGCGGAAGCCGATAGGAGCAAATAACCTCATTGGCACTTATCGTTAGGGTGCCACTTAGATTTTCATTGTCATGAACAGCACTACGAGCTTCCTCCAATTTGTCAAGAACGCCTTGGGCGTGTGTTAAAAAGCGTTTACCCGCAGTTGTGAGCGCGAGTTGCTTGCCCAGCCGATCAAAGAGGCGAACACCTAGCTCATCTTCCAATGCTTTAATTTGCATCGTGACGTTGGAAGGAACGTAGCTCAGCACTTCTGCTGCCCGCGTGAAATTTAATGTTGTTGCAACCGTACAAAACGTATTCAGTTGACGCAATTCCATCCGATGCTCCCCCTTCATCTTTCAATTATATTGAATACTATCTTGAATTCTATTCACTTTTATTGATGGTATCATGGCTCTATACTGAGCACAAGAGATCACAGTGACATGTGGTTTTTCATTTTGAAGGGAGCGACCATACGATGGACTATGAAATTTTTAATTTGGGTGATGCAATCTTACAATCAGGAGTGACGTTACCAAACGCTTTTCTTGCTTATAAAACGTACGGAAAATTAAATGGACAGAAAGATAATGTTATCGTCTATCCAACGGCTTTTGGGGATCAGCATGTTCAAAATGAATGGCTAATTGGCAGCGGGATGGCATTGGATCCAGAGAAATATTTTATTATCGTTCCAAATTTGCTGGGCAATGGACTATCTTCATCTCCCAGTAACACACCTCATCCATTCGATGGAGCTCATTATCCACAGGTAACCATCTATGACAACGTTAGATTTCAGCAGCAACTGCTGACCGAGAAATTCGGCATTCAAAAGATTGCTCTCGTCGTAGGGTGGTCCATGGGCGGCATTCAGGCATTTCAATGGGGTGCAAGTTATCCAGAGATGGTCGAACGAATTGCACCTTTCGGGGGAATCGCCAAACCTTGGCCTCACACATATGTAGTTCTGGAAGGTGTAAAAGCTTCCCTGCTATCTGCAGTCCGCTTCGACTCAAGTAAACTAAACCAATTGACTTCTACTGACATGCGCGCCGTTGGCCGGGTCTATGCAGGATGGGGACTATCGCATGCGTTTTATAGAGAGGAGCTTTATCGTGAGATGGGATTTGACACATTGGAGGATTTTGTAGCTGGTGTCTGGGAAGAGAGCTTTATGAATATGGATCCGCACAATGTTCTGTCCATGTTATGGACAGGCCAACATGCAGATATTAGTGCCAACCCTTCCTATAACGGAGACTTTGATAAAGCACTTCAGAGCATAAAAGCTCTTGCCTGTATCATGCCGGGGAGCACGGATCTCTTCTGCACAGCGGACGACAATGAATACGAAGCTGAGCGCATACCCAACGCTACCTTTAACCCAATACAATCGAAATGGGGCCATTTTGCCGGTCGTGGAATCAACAGTGCCGATAATCAATTTATTGATGACAATCTGAAGCAATTGTTGTCACATAGCGCAAAAGAATAGATCGTTACCTGTATTGGATGTCTGTCAGGCATAACAAGATCCCTATTCTTTAGCCGGTATATTTCTCTCATGAATTAACAACCTAATCTAACGTATTTGAGGTCACCAGAACCTACTGGTTCGACCTCTTCTTTTTTTTCTGTGTTTTTACTAGCTTTAACGAATTAAATGAAGTCTGAAGTTCTAGTTTTTATCCACATTGAATGATGTTACGTTTTGTAAACAAAGAGACTGTAACATGTCTTAAATCTTGTAAGTCAACCTTACTTTTTTTATCGTTCGCATACTTGAAGTATGTGACAAAATTCAATTAACCTTCCTATGAATAGGAACAAGCTCTTGTCCTCGGACAATTTTTTCTTCAGTTGTCATTTTAGTGGCCACGTTGTTCATTGCATAGTATTGCCATTCCTCCCTAATAGTTGAGGTTCCATCCGTTGCAATAACCACTTGATATCCATAATCCGCACCATCTCTGGGTTCAAATCAATAATTAATAATGCTGTTTTTTTAGGATTGAAATTCATTTTTATTCTTCCTTTTCTTTTAGGCACATCCTATTCATTCGTGATTACAATTTTGCCATTTGCTGAGTTACTCTCCATTAACAGATGAGCCTCTGCTATTGCTTCTAGTTTGAACACTTTAGCAATGGGCGGAATAAGTGCATGGTCCTTTATATGATTAAATAGATCGACCAGCACCGTTTCTTTAATAACTTCACTTGTAAAAGCCGTAAAGAAAACACCTGTTGGTATATCAATCAATGGTTCGAAGGAATCGAGGGTCCATTCATTGCCTAATATGCCTGACATACATAAGATTCCTCGTTCTGAGACCAATTTCAAAGATTCCTTCAAGGTCACCGTCCCGATCAATTCCAACACTTTGTTCACTCCATTTGGAGCAATTTCAACTACTTTATTCGTAAAATGTTCATCATCAAGTAATGCGAGGTCCGCACCCGCCTGCTGAAGATATGTCAGCTTTCCGCTGTCACGAGTGGTCGATATAACGGTGGCTCCTACACTTTTGGCAAGCTGGAGGGCAGCCAGACCAACGGAACTGGTCCCGCCTCGAATGAGAAGCACTTCTCCTTTAGTTAATTGAAGACTTTCAAATAAAGATGCATATGCCGTGTAATACATTTCTGGAATGGCAGCGAGCGTAGTCCACTCCATTCCACCAGGAATGAGATACACCTGCTCTGAAGGAATCAAAACATACTCGGCATAGCTTCCATCAAATTCTCGCCCCAACCCTCCCATCAGAGAAGCGACATGCTGTCCTTTTTGGAAAGTGCTGTCCGATGCGTCCTCGATCTCCCCCACACACTCAATACCAATGATCCGTGGAAATTGAACGGATGGTGAATGCCCCTGCCTTGTATACATTTCCGAGCGGTTAATGCCCAATGCTCTGATCTTGATTAATACCCAGCCTGGTTTAACTTCGGGAATGGGAGCCTCCCGTACTTTTAGTTCTTCAGGTGCACAGGCACCTTCCAGTACAACTGCTTTCATCAAAATTCATCTCCCCGCTCCGATGTAGATTCGTTTTTCCAACTGAATGAATAATGTATTTGTCGCCAAGGCAAGTCCTGCGGACAGGATGCTTCCCCACAGAATTTTATCGATATTCATGGTGCGTAAACCATCATATAAGATCGTTCCTAACCCGCCAGCATTGATGAATGCAGCAATGGTCGCCATGCCAATCGTAGATACGGAGGCAAGTCGCAGTCCTGTAAAAAGGGTTTGAATCGCCAAGGGTACCCGAATCTGAATCAATATTTGCATACGACTCATGCCCAGCCCGGTAGCTGCCTCAATAATAGGTTGTTCCACATGATTCAAACCTGCGATAAAGTGGCGCAGAAGAATGTATTGATTATATAGAATCAGCACGATGATTGCCGTCGTTGTACCCAGTCCCGTCACAGGAATCATGATGGTGAACAAAGCCAGGCTGGGGATGGAATACAAAATGGAAAAAACATAAATGAAAATGCGTGACACCCAGTCGGAAGTCAGGATTACGATGGTTAGAAGCACGGCGACAATAATTGAGATCACCATGGTTATGACAAGTATCTCCACATGCTCGAACAGTGCGCTTCCCCACTTATCTGGATGTTTGATGGCATAATCGATCATTCTAAGGCCTCCCAGAAACGTTCTTGCTCCCTTGAAGATTGAATAAGCGACGCTACGAATTCATCTGCAGGATGATTAACGATTTCTTTAGGCGTGTCAAACTGGCACACTTTCCCTTGATTCATAATTATGACCCGGGTGCCCAACTTGAACGCTTCATTAATGTCATGTGTGACGAACAGGAAGGTTTTATTCGACCCTCCATGAATTTTCAATAATTCATCCTGTAAATGTAGACGGGTAATCGCGTCCAAAGCACCAAAAGGCTCGTCCAGAAGCATGATCGCAGGATTGGTCGCTAAAGCTCGGGCGAGTCCAATTCGCTGTTGTTGCCCTCCCGATAATTGTGAAGGATAGCGATGTTCATACGTCCGAGGGTCCAGTCCCACCAGATGCAGTAGTTCGGAGACCCTCTCCTCGATTTTCTCTTTATCCCATTTCAACAGACGAGGTACGGTAGCGATATTTTTCGCGATGGTCATATGTGGGAACAACCCAACCTGCTGAATGACGTAACCGATTCTTCTTCTTAGCATCACGGGATCTATGGATACAATGTCTTCTCCAAACAGCTTAATGTTCCCCTGAGAAGGTTCGTACAAACGGTTTACCATTTTCAAAAGCGTCGTTTTTCCAGATCCAGAGGAGCCCAGTATGGTAATAAACTCCCCTTCTTCAATAGACAAATTGACATGATTCACTGCGTATTCATTGGATTTTGAATATGTTTTGCACACATTATGAAATTTGATGGCTGGTGGCCCCATGTTACCACTACGTTTATTGGATGGATTCATAGAAGGCTTTTGCGACGTCTTCATATTCTTCTTGATCGACATCAACTTTGGCATTAAGTGCCGTGATCGTGTCTGTGTCCAGTGCCGAACTGATCTTATTGATGACTTCAGCAATATCTGGATGTGCAGACAGTACTTCATCACGGATGACAGGAGCCAAGTTATAAGGGGGCCATACTTGTTTGTCATCTTCCAATAGGATGTACTGATCTTTATTTACGAGTTGTCCTTCCGTCGTATATGCAGGTGCAACATCTGCCTCATTATTTTTAAGCACTTCATATTTCAAACTATTGTCGTAGACTTTGGAGGACTTCCAGTTTAGTTTGCCATATACTTTCTCCAATGCTGGAATACCGTCCGCACGCTGATCCACTTCTCCTTGAGAGGCAAATCGAAGCTCGGTTGCATGCTTCTGTAAATCAGTAATCGTCTTAATTCCCCATTGTTCCGAGGCTTCTGCACGTATGACGAGCCCTGCTCCATCATTGGCTTTAGAATAGTCGAGCCAGGTCAAATTGAATTGCTTTTTGTATTCTTCCTTCACTTTGGCATATACTTCATCCGGATCAGTCAACAACTCCAGCTTCAGGATGGCTAACAAACCGGTGCCTGTGTATTCCGGATACATATCAATATCTTGATTCACAATGGAAGAATGGATCACAGATCCCGCAATGTTAGGTACACGCTCTACTTGGTAGCCGGCATCCTCCAAGGCCAAGGCGTAAAGTTCTCCCACAATCAGATTTTCAGTGAAATCTTTGGTGCCGATTCGAATCGATGTCTCTTTATTTTCCGAAGGCTGATTTTTTTGCTCACCACAGGCGCTCAACAGGAGCGATAATACGATGATAAGTGAAGTTATGATATAGATTTTTTTCTTTTTGTTTTTCATGTCGTTTTCCTACCTTTGCAAAAATTGATATCGAAATAACATTCGTTCGGATATATCAAGCAAGACTCCGATTAAGATGGCCAATATCGCCACAGATCCCCCGCCAATTAGAAGCAAATCGATTCGATTAAGTCCTAGACCGGTGAAAATGATCTCACCGAATCCACCAGCTCCGATCTTGGCAGCCAAGGTGGCACTGGCGATAATTTCAATGGCAGCTGTTTTGATTCCTGTCAGAATGAGTGGTGCAGCAAGAGGGAACTTGATCTTCCACATCATTTGACGATCAGACATCCCCGCCCCTTTAGCAGATTCAAGAACAGATAGAGGAATATGATTCAAACCGGAAATGGTATTCATCAATATGGGAGGTACCCCCAATAAGATTAAAGCAACCAATGCTGGCTTCATGCCAGTGCCCATCAACGGAATTAATAGGAGTAAAACAGCCAGGCTAGGCACAACCCGCAGAATCTGAATCAGCGATACAATCCACTTTTCCGAGCGTTTGTATGTGATGGTCAGATATCCCAGTGTAATTCCGATCCATGCAGAACAAAGCAATGCCAGTAAACTGACCTCTATATGCTCTCTCCCCAGAGCGAAGAAAGCACTCCAATTGTCTGAGAAATAGGTTGCCAATTGCATTCCCAAGCTTTCTTGCAACATGTTCCCTCCTTTCATTCAAGTTGCTTTTCCCTCGACAGCTTTATAATATAAGCATTATAATCGTTTTGAAAGTAGGCACCTTTTTATTAGATAGGAACCAAAAAGTAACTATTGGAGGATTAGCTTAAATGTTTACCAAAAAAGAGTTGCCTGAATGCCCTGTAGCAACAACTGTCGGTTTGATAGGTAATAAATGGAAATTACTTATCATGAGAGATCTTCTGAAAGGAACCCAACGGTTCGGTGAGCTTCGCAAAAGTATTCCGGAAATTAGCCAAAAGGTATTGACCGAAAATTTGCGTTCCATGGAAGGAGACGGTATCGTCATTCGTACCGTCTATGCGGAGGTACCGCCCAGAGTCGAATACAGCTTGAGCGATTTAGGTAATACGCTGAGACCCATCATTAGTGTGATGGAAACATGGGGAATGGATTATAAAAAGCTCAATGAGGATACTTCGACCGATACAGACGAATAGGATTACGGATAGTAGAAAAATGAGCGAATCCATGTTCAGGATGCGCTCGTTTTTTGGTGAGTCCTTTTGTGAAATTGTAAAAGTGTTCATGCTTCCTAACTAAAGGTATAAAAAGCAGGTTTTATAAGCACCTCCGCTGAGGAAAAAAGATTAGATAGATATCTAATCGGTAATGGGAACATGTTCTTACCCATTCCGGCAATCGTTATAATTCATTTCTCCAATTATCCGGGTTAGTTTTTAGCCTTTACTTGGTTCTATGTAAAAATCCGCCAAGGAAATGTAGCGGAAATTTTTTAAAGCTTACTATATTAAACTAAGAATGCTTTAGAAATGATGACTAACAGGATGAAGAGTACCAATATTGCACCTGTGCTACTATAACCTCCACCAAACCCTCCGATACTTCCATTGCCATACTCATATCCAACTTCACTCATATTTCTTCCCCCTCATTTTCGATATATATTAAGCTATTCAGAAATGTTTAATTTGACACG
This window of the Paenibacillus marchantiae genome carries:
- a CDS encoding zinc-binding alcohol dehydrogenase family protein; protein product: MKAVVLEGACAPEELKVREAPIPEVKPGWVLIKIRALGINRSEMYTRQGHSPSVQFPRIIGIECVGEIEDASDSTFQKGQHVASLMGGLGREFDGSYAEYVLIPSEQVYLIPGGMEWTTLAAIPEMYYTAYASLFESLQLTKGEVLLIRGGTSSVGLAALQLAKSVGATVISTTRDSGKLTYLQQAGADLALLDDEHFTNKVVEIAPNGVNKVLELIGTVTLKESLKLVSERGILCMSGILGNEWTLDSFEPLIDIPTGVFFTAFTSEVIKETVLVDLFNHIKDHALIPPIAKVFKLEAIAEAHLLMESNSANGKIVITNE
- a CDS encoding winged helix-turn-helix transcriptional regulator, coding for MFTKKELPECPVATTVGLIGNKWKLLIMRDLLKGTQRFGELRKSIPEISQKVLTENLRSMEGDGIVIRTVYAEVPPRVEYSLSDLGNTLRPIISVMETWGMDYKKLNEDTSTDTDE
- a CDS encoding ABC transporter permease yields the protein MLQESLGMQLATYFSDNWSAFFALGREHIEVSLLALLCSAWIGITLGYLTITYKRSEKWIVSLIQILRVVPSLAVLLLLIPLMGTGMKPALVALILLGVPPILMNTISGLNHIPLSVLESAKGAGMSDRQMMWKIKFPLAAPLILTGIKTAAIEIIASATLAAKIGAGGFGEIIFTGLGLNRIDLLLIGGGSVAILAILIGVLLDISERMLFRYQFLQR
- a CDS encoding LysR family transcriptional regulator, with translation MELRQLNTFCTVATTLNFTRAAEVLSYVPSNVTMQIKALEDELGVRLFDRLGKQLALTTAGKRFLTHAQGVLDKLEEARSAVHDNENLSGTLTISANEVICSYRLPPVFQRFRSQHPGVRLIFRSVPNQELKQTLFEGTTDIVYMLDEPIRSSGLSVEPLLEEHFRLLAAPDHPLAKRTVLQLEDFHEEVFLTNEKGCPYRTMFDRSFEKEGVDSITYLEFQSAEAIKKCAISGIGIAFLPEIVVEAEIERGELVVLPWEIPDLHVYTQMLWHKDKWLSPIMLSFIEAARDVFRLQNENKTI
- a CDS encoding sporulation protein YjcZ, whose protein sequence is MSEVGYEYGNGSIGGFGGGYSSTGAILVLFILLVIISKAFLV
- a CDS encoding GNAT family N-acetyltransferase, whose translation is MSIYYDSSKEDITKDALQELFLSVGWESGKYPNELLQAIGGSHSIVTAWEGGKLVGLINALSDGVLTVYFHYMLINPSYQSIGIGKEMMNIMLDRYKGCKTKVLISYPYAVDFYNKLGFNTEDGATPMFISELI
- a CDS encoding ABC transporter permease gives rise to the protein MIDYAIKHPDKWGSALFEHVEILVITMVISIIVAVLLTIVILTSDWVSRIFIYVFSILYSIPSLALFTIMIPVTGLGTTTAIIVLILYNQYILLRHFIAGLNHVEQPIIEAATGLGMSRMQILIQIRVPLAIQTLFTGLRLASVSTIGMATIAAFINAGGLGTILYDGLRTMNIDKILWGSILSAGLALATNTLFIQLEKRIYIGAGR
- a CDS encoding alpha/beta fold hydrolase; the encoded protein is MDYEIFNLGDAILQSGVTLPNAFLAYKTYGKLNGQKDNVIVYPTAFGDQHVQNEWLIGSGMALDPEKYFIIVPNLLGNGLSSSPSNTPHPFDGAHYPQVTIYDNVRFQQQLLTEKFGIQKIALVVGWSMGGIQAFQWGASYPEMVERIAPFGGIAKPWPHTYVVLEGVKASLLSAVRFDSSKLNQLTSTDMRAVGRVYAGWGLSHAFYREELYREMGFDTLEDFVAGVWEESFMNMDPHNVLSMLWTGQHADISANPSYNGDFDKALQSIKALACIMPGSTDLFCTADDNEYEAERIPNATFNPIQSKWGHFAGRGINSADNQFIDDNLKQLLSHSAKE
- a CDS encoding type 1 glutamine amidotransferase family protein — translated: MKSHYYLSWFNDFFPEKLVKLLHEDITDRKSLVMISADPSGYTGEQINFDDVSEWTWLKQANIIFDEYHFIDYRMQKEDARRFIQNASVIFLCGGYPALQNDFLAEYELSNVIKNSNAVIMGASAGALNMAAKWLSLNNTDEVETSTIYDGIGFDHFAYESHSQRDYATFVQGYLLPLSEEIDVYAAEQESAIRVKDGKKDIMGPVYLISHSKIQKLVETL
- a CDS encoding ABC transporter ATP-binding protein, translating into MNPSNKRSGNMGPPAIKFHNVCKTYSKSNEYAVNHVNLSIEEGEFITILGSSGSGKTTLLKMVNRLYEPSQGNIKLFGEDIVSIDPVMLRRRIGYVIQQVGLFPHMTIAKNIATVPRLLKWDKEKIEERVSELLHLVGLDPRTYEHRYPSQLSGGQQQRIGLARALATNPAIMLLDEPFGALDAITRLHLQDELLKIHGGSNKTFLFVTHDINEAFKLGTRVIIMNQGKVCQFDTPKEIVNHPADEFVASLIQSSREQERFWEALE
- a CDS encoding glycine betaine ABC transporter substrate-binding protein, whose protein sequence is MKNKKKKIYIITSLIIVLSLLLSACGEQKNQPSENKETSIRIGTKDFTENLIVGELYALALEDAGYQVERVPNIAGSVIHSSIVNQDIDMYPEYTGTGLLAILKLELLTDPDEVYAKVKEEYKKQFNLTWLDYSKANDGAGLVIRAEASEQWGIKTITDLQKHATELRFASQGEVDQRADGIPALEKVYGKLNWKSSKVYDNSLKYEVLKNNEADVAPAYTTEGQLVNKDQYILLEDDKQVWPPYNLAPVIRDEVLSAHPDIAEVINKISSALDTDTITALNAKVDVDQEEYEDVAKAFYESIQ